The following coding sequences lie in one Brettanomyces bruxellensis chromosome 6, complete sequence genomic window:
- a CDS encoding uncharacterized protein (MEROPS:MER0001269) translates to MIPMYEEEKTSEMKQSRFNLKVLISTLTATIITAVLCIASTKLYNREPDSLSLLRELYDDKNNICPVTEKMIPSKSEQFSELDYFRTSKYKNHSVEVWGNAVRIPSMTYDNYPENGDDHKFDIFYKMESFIKKSFPHIISKSELIHINTHALIFIIHGKNKELKPILLTAHQDVVPVPPETVLRWKYPPFEGHFDGQYLWGRGAADDKDHFISMMEAVDHLLSQGFTPKRTIIIGLGFDEEIEGTRGAKLINAYLLKRYGKDSIFFISDEGGMGVQDMYGARLALPSTGEKGYIDITIELATTGGHASIPPRHTAIGIMSELATLIESKPYELRLTTKNPFYVQLQCMATKGKDMDPLLRNSIRGMDYSPRAKKMVLDTLDKDIMTRYLVSTSQAIDIFDAGIKINALPEKVIMKINHRVGYDSSLEEVKQTVLENAKIIAKKYELAINDYDSIKSSGFSDIPIGEFTLSTDVNLVPAPKSPASGDSWNIFAGSLKYIYEDFAIYPDADPSIGKEVTVAPSVMSANTDTKYFWNLTDNIYRFSPFRGQCSKNWHAIDERVDLDSHIESVAFFYTLLRNVEEYDSNF, encoded by the coding sequence ATGATTCCAATGtatgaagaagagaaaactTCTGAAATGAAGCAGAGCAGATTCAATCTGAAAGTCCTTATAAGTACTTTAACGGCAACCATCATTACAGCTGTATTATGTATAGCTAGTACAAAACTATACAATAGAGAGCCAGACTCTTTGTCGCTACTCAGGGAACTTTATGAtgacaaaaataatatctgCCCAGTCACAGAAAAGATGATTCCTAGCAAAAGTGAACAATTCTCTGAGTTGGATTATTTTCGAACATCcaaatacaaaaatcaTTCAGTTGAAGTTTGGGGTAATGCAGTAAGAATACCATCCATGACATATGACAATTATCCAGAAAATGGAGATGATCACaaatttgatattttctACAAGATGGAAAGCTTTATTAAGAAATCCTTCCCCCATATCATCTCAAAATCAGAATTAATACATATAAACACACATGctttaatatttattattcatGGCAAGAATAAAGAATTAAAACCGATTTTACTTACTGCACATCAAGATGTCGTTCCGGTTCCCCCCGAGACTGTATTAAGATGGAAATATCCTCCATTTGAAGGTCATTTTGATGGACAATATCTATGGGGAAGAGGTGCTGCAGATGACAAGGATCATTTTATATCTATGATGGAGGCTGTGGACCATTTACTCTCTCAAGGATTTACTCCAAAGAGAACTATTATAATAGGGTTGggatttgatgaagagatTGAAGGCACACGAGGTGCAAAGTTGATTAATGCTTATCTTCTTAAAAGATATGGTAAAgattccatatttttcatttcagaTGAGGGTGGTATGGGTGTTCAAGATATGTACGGTGCAAGACTAGCTCTTCCATCTACTGGTGAAAAAGGATACATTGATATTACTATCGAATTAGCTACAACAGGTGGTCATGCTTCTATTCCTCCTAGACATACCGCTATTGGGATTATGTCTGAACTTGCCACACTTATAGAGTCAAAACCATATGAACTTAGACTAACGACCAAAAATCCATTTTATGTTCAACTTCAGTGTATGGCAACCAAAGGAAAAGATATGGATCCTTTGTTACGGAATAGTATAAGAGGAATGGATTACAGTCCTCgggcaaaaaaaatggtcTTGGACACATTAGACAAAGATATCATGACCAGGTATCTTGTCTCTACTTCCCAAGCCATAGATATCTTTGATGCTGGTATTAAAATCAACGCTTTGCCAGAGAAAGTGATTATGAAAATCAATCATCGTGTTGGTTATGATTCTTCTCTTGAAGAAGTTAAACAAACTGTTCtggaaaatgcaaaaatcATTGCTAAAAAGTATGAACTTGCAATTAATGATTATGATAGTATTAAGTCGTCAGGATTTTCTGACATTCCGATAGGGGAATTCACCCTTTCTACGGATGTTAATTTGGTTCCAGCACCAAAAAGTCCTGCCAGTGGCGATTCTTGGAATATATTTGCTGGCtcattgaaatatatttacgAAGATTTTGCCATATACCCAGATGCAGATCCTAGTATTGGAAAGGAAGTCACGGTAGCACCATCCGTGATGAGTGCTAATACCGATACAAAGTATTTCTGGAATCTCACTGATAATATTTACAGGTTCTCTCCATTCAGAGGTCAATGCTCAAAAAATTGGCATGCAATAGATGAAAGAGTCGACcttgattcacatattgAGTCAGTCGCATTCTTTTATACTCTATTGAGAAACGTGGAAGAGTATGATTCAAATTTCTAA